The Desmodus rotundus isolate HL8 chromosome 3, HLdesRot8A.1, whole genome shotgun sequence genome includes a region encoding these proteins:
- the PIGV gene encoding GPI mannosyltransferase 2, whose amino-acid sequence MWLLDPSRKEVLRFAVSCRVLTLVLQALFNAIIPDHRAEAFSPPRLAPSGSVDQLVEGLLGGLSHWDAEHFLFIAEHGYLYEHNFAFFPGFPLVLLVGSELLRPLRGLLSLRSCLLISVALLNSLFSILAAVALHDLGCLVLHCPRQAFYGALLFCLSPANVFLAAGYSEALFALLTFTAMGQLERGQSWTSGLLFAFATGVRSNGLVSVGFLIHSQCRSFFSSLTVLNPLRQLLKLMGSVFLSMLTLGLPFALFQYYAYIQFCLPGSVHSIPKPLLQLALDKGYRIVERNEPPWCSWELPLIYSYIQDTYWNIGFLRYYELKQVPNFLLAAPVAILVAWAAWTYVTTHPWFCLTLGMQRNKNSETLEKPDRGFVSPQVFVYLVHAVALLLFGCLCMHVQVLTRFLGSSTPIVYWFPAHLLQDQEPLLRSLETVPWKPLAGDSPPGQKIPRNTIMGLLCNWKTCSLVTRCILGYFLTYWLLGLLLHCNFLPWT is encoded by the exons GCACTCTTCAATGCCATCATCCCAGATCACCGTGCAGAAGCCTTCTCTCCTCCGCGCCTCGCTCCCTCAGGTTCTGTGGACCAACTTGTGGAAGGTCTCCTGGGCGGCCTGTCTCACTGGGATGCTGAACACTTTCTCTTCATTGCTGAGCATGGCTACCTGTATGAGCACAACTTTGCCTTCTTCCCCGGTTTCCCCCTGGTCCTGTTGGTGGGGAGTGAACTGCTGAGACCCCTGCGGGGGTTACTGAGCCTACGGAGTTGCCTGTTAATCTCAGTAGCATTGCTCAATTCCTTGTTCTCTATCCTGGCTGCAGTTGCACTTCATGACCTGGGCTGTCTGGTTTTGCACTGTCCCCGCCAGGCCTTTTACGGAGCACTGCTTTTCTGCCTCAGCCCTGCCAACGTCTTCCTGGCTGCCGGTTACTCAGAAGCTTTGTTTGCCCTACTGACATTCACTGCCATGGGGCAGCTGGAAAGGGGCCAAAGCTGGACTAGTGGACTCCTCTTTGCCTTTGCCACTGGTGTACGCTCCAATGGGCTGGTCAGCGTTGGCTTCCTCATTCACTCTCAGTGCCgaagctttttctcttctctcacgGTGCTGAATCCTCTGAGACAGCTCTTGAAGCTAATGGGCTCTGTGTTCCTGTCCATGCTCACACTTGGccttccctttgccctctttCAGTATTATGCCTACATCCAGTTCTGTCTGCCAGGCTCAGTCCACTCCATCCCTAAGCCCTTGCTGCAGTTAGCTTTGGACAAGGGCTACCGAATTGTAGAAAGAAACGAGCCACCTTGGTGCTCCTGGGAACTTCCCCTAATATACAGCTATATCCAGGATACCTACTGGAATATTGGCTTTTTGAGATACTATGAGCTTAAGCAGGTGCCCAATTTTTTGCTGGCTGCACCAGTAGCTATACTGGTTGCCTGGGCAGCTTGGACATATGTGACCACCCACCCTTGGTTCTGCCTTACGCTTGGGATGCAGAGGAACAAGAACAGTGAGACCCTAGAAAAGCCCGATCGTGGATTCGTCAGTCCTCAGGTGTTTGTGTACCTGGTTCATGCTGTAGCGCTGCTACTCTTTGGCTGTTTGTGCATGCATGTTCAG GTTCTCACCAGGTTTTTGGGCTCCTCCACACCTATTGTGTACTGGTTTCCAGCTCACTTGCTTCAGGATCAAGAGCCACTGCTGAGATCCCTAGAGACGGTGCCATGGAAGCCTCTTGCAGGGGACTCCCCACCAGGACAAAAGATCCCCAGAAATACTATCATGGGACTTTTGTGCAACTGGAAAACCTGTTCTCTAGTCACACGATGCATTCTAGGCTACTTCCTGACTTACTGGCTTCTGGGACTGCTCCTGCATTGCAACTTCCTGCCTTGGACATGA